In Nonomuraea sp. NBC_00507, the following are encoded in one genomic region:
- a CDS encoding DUF4158 domain-containing protein, which produces MTLCLLDHTLRACLSTSRATQKRRSMAVMPVRPPGPRWRRSFSRQRGHGPHRGHRGRHIRCGFALQLVTVRYLGRFLADPLEVPNEVLDVVAAQVGIEDPSCVKRYTSGTRRGWNTTGRSPRRSG; this is translated from the coding sequence ATGACGCTGTGTCTGTTGGATCATACGTTGCGTGCATGCCTGTCGACTTCTCGAGCGACTCAGAAGCGGCGAAGTATGGCCGTTATGCCGGTCCGCCCTCCCGGGCCGAGATGGAGAAGATCTTTTTCTCGACAACGAGGACATGGCCCTCATAGGGGACATCGCGGCCGACATATCAGATGCGGCTTCGCTCTCCAGCTCGTGACCGTGCGCTACCTCGGACGTTTTCTGGCTGATCCGCTGGAGGTGCCGAACGAGGTCCTGGACGTCGTCGCCGCCCAGGTGGGGATCGAGGATCCGTCCTGCGTGAAGCGCTACACGAGCGGGACAAGACGCGGCTGGAACACAACTGGGAGATCGCCAAGGCGTTCGGGCTGA
- a CDS encoding TetR/AcrR family transcriptional regulator C-terminal domain-containing protein, with amino-acid sequence MSARERRQVASDAGLSKKRVVVEAVRLADREGVGELSMRRLARALGAGAMSLYYYVASKEELLDAMIDVVFEEIELPPEETDWQSAMRRRAVSARQVLARHPWAIGLMESRTSPGPANLRHREAVTACLRRAGFPVLMATHANWLLDSYVYGFALQEASLPFDTADEFADMAEDVFLPQLPPDEFPYLNESAAVLAAAGYDPAEEFTFGLDLVLVALEPLRVPT; translated from the coding sequence TTGTCTGCGAGGGAACGACGCCAGGTCGCGTCAGATGCGGGGCTGAGCAAGAAACGGGTGGTGGTCGAGGCGGTCCGGCTCGCCGACCGCGAGGGGGTCGGCGAGCTGAGCATGCGCCGGCTGGCTCGCGCGCTCGGCGCGGGCGCGATGTCGCTCTACTACTACGTGGCGAGTAAGGAAGAGTTGCTGGACGCCATGATCGACGTCGTGTTCGAGGAGATCGAGCTCCCGCCTGAAGAGACCGACTGGCAGTCAGCGATGCGACGTCGGGCGGTATCCGCCCGACAGGTTCTCGCACGCCACCCGTGGGCGATCGGCCTGATGGAGTCGCGGACATCGCCGGGGCCCGCGAACCTCCGCCACCGCGAAGCGGTCACCGCCTGCCTGCGCAGGGCTGGCTTCCCGGTCTTGATGGCGACGCACGCCAACTGGTTGCTCGACAGCTATGTCTACGGTTTCGCCCTGCAGGAAGCCAGCCTGCCATTCGACACCGCCGATGAGTTCGCGGACATGGCCGAGGACGTCTTCCTGCCCCAGCTTCCTCCTGACGAGTTCCCCTACCTCAACGAGTCCGCCGCAGTGCTCGCCGCCGCCGGCTACGACCCGGCGGAGGAGTTCACCTTCGGCCTCGACCTCGTCCTAGTCGCCCTCGAGCCCCTGAGAGTGCCTACGTGA
- a CDS encoding transposase: MTERKPYPSDLTDAQWALIEPVLTAWKAAHPSVSGHEGNYALREIVNAIRYQGRTGVQWDYLPHDLPPKGATYYYFAKWRDDGTDKTIHDLLRWHLREKKGRLADPNLVVLDTQSVHVAAGVPATTTGRDVAKKVPGRKRGLAVDVLGLVIAVVVLAASAHENTAGIALLDQAAVVTEGSVTKALVDQGFKNTVVAVAGPIVAGCVLVPFLTPLVRPDVPVPPWWQVLLGFACIAAVLAWGMFVRARRQSLRERARRVESERELRLAQVRQSERDRIAREMHDVLAHRLSLLSLHAGALELRPDAAPEEVARAAGVIRDSAHRALEDLREVIGMLRAGLDRSEEGPEQPQPTLADLPDLVD; this comes from the coding sequence GTGACCGAGCGCAAGCCGTACCCGAGCGACTTAACCGACGCTCAGTGGGCGTTGATCGAACCGGTCCTCACGGCATGGAAGGCCGCGCACCCCTCGGTCAGCGGCCACGAAGGCAACTATGCGCTGCGGGAGATCGTCAACGCGATCCGCTACCAGGGACGAACCGGCGTCCAATGGGACTATCTCCCGCACGATCTGCCGCCCAAGGGCGCGACGTACTACTACTTCGCCAAATGGCGCGACGACGGCACCGACAAGACGATCCATGACCTGCTGCGCTGGCACCTGCGCGAGAAGAAGGGCCGATTAGCCGACCCGAACCTGGTCGTACTGGACACCCAAAGCGTCCACGTCGCGGCTGGCGTCCCCGCCACCACGACCGGCCGGGACGTCGCCAAGAAGGTGCCGGGACGCAAGCGAGGCCTGGCCGTAGACGTGCTGGGCCTGGTCATCGCGGTCGTCGTGCTCGCGGCCTCAGCCCACGAGAACACGGCCGGGATCGCCCTGCTGGACCAGGCCGCCGTCGTCACCGAGGGCAGCGTGACCAAAGCGCTGGTCGACCAAGGGTTCAAGAACACGGTCGTCGCGGTGGCCGGCCCGATCGTGGCCGGGTGCGTGCTGGTGCCGTTCCTGACGCCGCTGGTCCGGCCGGACGTCCCGGTGCCGCCCTGGTGGCAGGTCCTGCTGGGCTTCGCCTGCATCGCCGCGGTGCTCGCCTGGGGGATGTTCGTACGAGCCCGGCGGCAGTCCCTGCGCGAACGGGCCCGGCGGGTCGAATCCGAGCGGGAACTGCGCCTCGCCCAGGTCCGCCAGTCCGAACGCGACCGGATCGCCCGGGAGATGCACGATGTGCTCGCCCACCGCCTGTCCCTGCTCAGCCTGCACGCCGGGGCGCTGGAGCTTCGTCCCGACGCCGCGCCCGAGGAGGTCGCCCGAGCCGCCGGGGTGATCCGCGACAGCGCGCACCGGGCGCTGGAGGATCTGCGCGAGGTCATCGGCATGCTCCGCGCCGGCCTCGACCGGTCCGAGGAAGGGCCGGAGCAGCCCCAGCCCACCCTGGCCGATCTTCCCGACCTGGTCGATTAG
- a CDS encoding SDR family oxidoreductase encodes MTFLVTGATGKAGRHVVEELLRLGHRVRALTRHPARASLPGQVEVAEGDLTDPDSVRPALRGVTGVHLLTVGGDDYATLRTGPQLATMTAEAGVRRVTLLWNGRPGPVEEAFERGDVEWTRLQPVDFMSNTLGWAPDIRAEGRVSEPFGDVPMAVIHEADVGAVAAAVLARGGHGGKAYTLTGPQPYTARQRLATIGKVLGSELHFDELTEQQARERWRRAGLDEELIELLASWQGDPPPEAYTVVPTVREITGREPRTFEQWVREHARHFTR; translated from the coding sequence ATGACGTTCCTCGTGACCGGAGCGACCGGCAAGGCCGGTCGGCATGTCGTCGAAGAGTTGCTCCGCCTGGGCCACCGGGTGCGGGCCCTGACCCGCCACCCTGCCAGAGCTAGCCTCCCCGGCCAGGTCGAGGTGGCCGAAGGCGATCTGACAGACCCCGACAGCGTACGGCCCGCGCTGCGCGGCGTCACCGGCGTGCACCTGCTGACCGTGGGCGGCGACGACTACGCCACGCTGCGCACCGGCCCTCAGCTGGCCACGATGACCGCCGAGGCCGGGGTGCGGCGCGTGACACTGCTCTGGAACGGGCGGCCCGGCCCCGTGGAGGAGGCGTTCGAACGCGGCGACGTCGAATGGACGCGCCTGCAGCCGGTGGACTTCATGAGCAACACACTCGGCTGGGCGCCGGACATCCGCGCAGAAGGACGGGTGTCCGAGCCGTTCGGCGACGTCCCCATGGCGGTGATCCACGAGGCCGACGTAGGCGCGGTGGCCGCCGCGGTGCTCGCCCGGGGCGGGCATGGCGGCAAGGCGTACACACTGACCGGGCCGCAGCCGTACACGGCCCGGCAGCGGCTGGCCACGATCGGCAAGGTGCTCGGCAGCGAGCTCCACTTCGACGAGCTGACCGAGCAGCAGGCGCGCGAGCGGTGGCGGCGCGCCGGCCTCGACGAGGAGCTGATCGAGCTCCTGGCCTCCTGGCAGGGCGACCCGCCCCCGGAGGCCTACACGGTCGTGCCGACGGTGCGGGAGATCACCGGCCGGGAGCCGCGCACGTTCGAGCAGTGGGTACGGGAGCACGCCCGACACTTCACACGCTGA
- a CDS encoding DUF6326 family protein: MTIRTKTPNLLDNPPVPVQAKLAAAWTSFMFLYIYVDYFHLYKPGTVDNILAGVVFEFDISPTLLTVMLASVAIPALMVMLSMMLPARVNRATNLVVASLYIPYSVFNAVGESWDWAPFYGLSIGIEVLLLAFILRSAWTWPRTPAVPAGPATTDLRQDLRQ; encoded by the coding sequence ATGACCATCCGGACGAAAACCCCGAACCTGCTCGACAACCCGCCGGTCCCCGTGCAGGCCAAGCTCGCCGCCGCATGGACCAGCTTCATGTTCCTCTACATCTACGTCGACTACTTCCACCTTTACAAGCCTGGCACCGTCGACAACATCCTGGCTGGCGTCGTCTTTGAGTTCGACATCAGCCCGACGTTGTTGACCGTTATGCTCGCGTCCGTGGCGATCCCGGCCCTGATGGTGATGCTCTCCATGATGCTGCCCGCCCGGGTGAACCGCGCAACGAACCTCGTCGTTGCATCGCTCTACATCCCCTACTCGGTGTTCAACGCGGTAGGGGAGTCCTGGGACTGGGCCCCCTTCTACGGCCTCTCCATCGGAATCGAGGTGCTGCTCCTGGCCTTCATCCTGCGCTCCGCCTGGACATGGCCTCGAACCCCCGCCGTCCCAGCCGGTCCCGCGACGACCGACCTTCGACAGGACCTTCGACAGTAG
- a CDS encoding response regulator transcription factor has protein sequence MAAVAEMNAAIRVLIVDDDPLVRAGLAMIIGGSPELSVVGEAACGAEVPAAVEVCALMDIRMPVLDGLAATELLRARPDPPEVVVLTTFDADEYVLRALRAGASGFLLKHTPPAEILRAIVRVSAGEPILSPTVTRQLIAHVADTGAAARRQHAVRVLSLLSEREREAAVAVGRGRSNAEISGELFMSIATVKAHISRILDKLDLNNRTQIALLAHDAGLTG, from the coding sequence ATGGCTGCCGTGGCCGAGATGAACGCCGCGATCCGGGTTCTCATCGTGGATGACGACCCGCTGGTACGGGCCGGCCTGGCGATGATCATCGGCGGTTCGCCCGAGCTGAGCGTGGTGGGCGAGGCGGCCTGCGGAGCCGAGGTGCCCGCCGCGGTGGAGGTCTGCGCCCTGATGGACATCCGCATGCCCGTGCTGGACGGCCTGGCCGCCACCGAGCTGCTGCGTGCCCGGCCCGACCCGCCCGAGGTCGTCGTGCTGACGACCTTCGACGCCGACGAGTACGTGCTGCGCGCCCTGCGCGCCGGGGCCAGCGGCTTCCTGCTCAAGCACACGCCGCCCGCCGAGATCCTGCGCGCGATCGTACGGGTGTCGGCCGGGGAGCCCATCTTGTCGCCGACGGTGACCCGCCAGTTGATCGCCCACGTCGCCGACACCGGCGCCGCCGCCCGGCGGCAGCACGCCGTACGCGTGCTGAGCCTGCTCAGCGAACGGGAGCGGGAGGCGGCCGTCGCCGTGGGCCGGGGCAGGTCCAACGCTGAGATCAGCGGCGAGTTGTTCATGAGCATCGCGACCGTGAAGGCCCACATCTCGCGCATTCTCGACAAACTCGACCTCAACAACCGCACCCAGATCGCCCTGCTCGCCCACGACGCCGGCCTGACCGGCTGA
- a CDS encoding RNA polymerase sigma-70 factor: MSEEGSSDPATDAFVAYRSLLFTVAYEMLGSAADAEDVLQETWLRWADVDLDMVRDQRAYLVKIATRQALTRLRTLGRRKESYVGPWLPEPLLTAPDVAEDVELAESVSMAMLLVLETLTPAERAVFVLREVFDLGYDEIAEAVGKSASAVRQIAHRARAHVAARRPRGVVSSAETRGALEAFQRAVETGDLQSLLEILAPDVVLLSDGGGVKQAVPRPIVGAGKVGRLWAAGLGKVGAAMSLELVQVNGGPALLVRLNGEIDGVLAVRVEDGLVTGLYYVRNPEKLSRVEREIAVSR; encoded by the coding sequence ATGAGCGAGGAAGGCAGCTCGGACCCCGCTACTGACGCGTTCGTCGCCTACCGCAGCCTGCTGTTCACCGTCGCCTACGAGATGCTGGGCTCGGCCGCCGACGCCGAGGATGTCCTGCAGGAGACCTGGCTGCGGTGGGCGGACGTCGACTTGGACATGGTGCGGGATCAGCGGGCGTACCTGGTCAAGATCGCCACTCGGCAGGCGTTGACGCGGCTGCGTACGCTGGGCCGGCGCAAGGAGTCCTACGTCGGCCCTTGGCTGCCGGAGCCGTTGCTGACCGCGCCGGATGTGGCCGAGGATGTTGAGTTGGCCGAGAGCGTCTCGATGGCGATGCTGCTGGTGTTGGAGACGCTCACGCCGGCTGAGCGGGCGGTGTTCGTGCTGCGCGAGGTGTTCGATCTGGGTTATGACGAGATCGCGGAAGCGGTCGGCAAGAGCGCGTCCGCGGTCCGGCAGATCGCTCATCGGGCGCGGGCTCACGTGGCGGCGCGTCGGCCGCGTGGTGTGGTTTCCTCGGCCGAGACGCGTGGTGCGTTGGAGGCGTTCCAGCGGGCGGTCGAGACGGGTGATCTGCAGAGTCTGCTGGAGATCCTCGCCCCCGATGTCGTTCTTCTGAGTGATGGTGGTGGGGTCAAGCAGGCGGTGCCGCGGCCGATTGTGGGGGCCGGCAAGGTGGGTCGCTTGTGGGCGGCCGGCCTGGGAAAGGTCGGTGCCGCGATGTCGCTTGAGCTGGTGCAGGTCAACGGCGGTCCGGCGTTGCTCGTCCGGCTCAATGGGGAGATCGATGGTGTCTTGGCTGTGCGGGTCGAGGACGGTTTGGTCACTGGGCTCTACTATGTGCGTAATCCTGAGAAGCTGTCGCGTGTGGAGCGGGAGATTGCTGTGAGTCGCTGA
- a CDS encoding NAD(P)-dependent alcohol dehydrogenase translates to MLESSEVGLPLPGRGDVLVQVGAASVHPGAYFVMTGEPYVVRLAFRLRRPRHGIPGRDLAGVAAAVGKDVTALRPGDEVFGQSTAGTLAESACVPADNLLSVPANLSAVDAPAVPTSAMAALQALRKIANVRPGQTVLVTGTSGGVGSFAVQIAKAFGADVAGVCSTRNVGEAADALRYVAAGHTRGKVVVTV, encoded by the coding sequence GTGCTCGAGTCGTCCGAGGTCGGGCTACCGCTGCCCGGTCGAGGCGATGTGCTCGTCCAGGTGGGCGCGGCCTCGGTACATCCTGGCGCCTACTTCGTCATGACCGGTGAGCCGTACGTGGTGCGCTTGGCGTTCAGGCTTCGCCGGCCGCGCCACGGCATCCCTGGCAGGGACCTCGCTGGCGTGGCGGCAGCGGTCGGGAAGGATGTCACCGCTCTCCGCCCCGGCGACGAGGTGTTCGGCCAGAGCACCGCTGGAACGCTCGCGGAGTCCGCCTGCGTCCCGGCGGACAACCTCTTGTCCGTGCCCGCCAACCTGTCGGCCGTGGACGCGCCAGCGGTGCCCACCTCGGCCATGGCGGCGCTGCAGGCATTGCGCAAGATCGCGAACGTTCGACCGGGCCAGACGGTGCTGGTCACGGGCACGTCGGGCGGCGTGGGCTCCTTCGCCGTACAGATCGCCAAGGCGTTTGGCGCCGACGTTGCGGGTGTGTGCAGCACCCGCAACGTCGGCGAAGCAGCCGACGCCCTCCGCTACGTCGCGGCCGGCCACACCCGAGGGAAGGTCGTCGTCACCGTCTGA
- a CDS encoding DsbA family oxidoreductase, whose protein sequence is MRVEIWSEIACPWCGLGSHRLDRAVERFEHGEEVEVIHRSFPLSDGFPAGSTISVREALLRRYGLAGARLEASTRQIEAMAEQEGLSPYRVLDNQVGNTRLAHEFLAHASAEGKNRVAWNAIFRAYFGQARPVFDLDDLLGLADEIGLEREKTRRVLTEGRFGQQVQDDMESAQRLGATGTPYIVVDGRYALPGAQDTDTLLSIMRQVWDETHPTVLVADNDATICGPDGCTVPADHA, encoded by the coding sequence GTGAGAGTCGAGATATGGTCCGAGATCGCCTGCCCCTGGTGCGGCCTGGGCAGCCACCGCCTGGACCGCGCCGTGGAGCGGTTCGAGCACGGTGAGGAGGTGGAAGTGATCCACCGCTCGTTCCCGCTGAGCGACGGTTTCCCCGCCGGCAGCACGATCAGCGTCCGCGAGGCCCTGCTGCGCAGGTACGGCCTGGCCGGCGCCCGCCTGGAGGCGTCGACCCGCCAGATCGAGGCGATGGCCGAGCAGGAGGGCCTGAGCCCCTACCGGGTGCTGGACAATCAGGTCGGCAACACCCGGCTCGCCCACGAGTTCCTCGCCCACGCCTCGGCGGAGGGCAAGAACCGCGTCGCGTGGAACGCGATCTTCCGGGCCTACTTCGGCCAGGCGCGGCCCGTCTTCGACCTCGACGACCTGCTCGGCCTGGCCGACGAGATCGGCCTGGAGCGCGAGAAGACCCGGCGCGTGCTCACCGAGGGCCGCTTCGGGCAGCAGGTCCAGGACGACATGGAGTCGGCGCAGCGTCTGGGGGCCACCGGCACGCCGTACATCGTGGTCGACGGCCGATACGCCCTTCCCGGAGCGCAGGACACCGACACCCTGCTCAGCATCATGCGCCAGGTCTGGGACGAGACCCACCCGACCGTGCTCGTCGCCGACAACGACGCGACGATCTGCGGCCCGGACGGCTGCACGGTTCCCGCCGACCACGCCTGA
- a CDS encoding winged helix-turn-helix transcriptional regulator: protein MDVAARSGAAADRGPCAGIPAEQMDFIRQVLDRVGDKWSLLVIAALEAGPLRYTDLQHDVPGISQRMLTLTVRQLQQDGLVTRTAYAEVPPRVEYALTPLGRSLHQIVTSLITWVADHHGQIREHRDHTATRP from the coding sequence ATGGACGTCGCAGCCCGGTCAGGTGCCGCAGCAGACCGAGGACCGTGCGCCGGCATCCCCGCCGAGCAGATGGACTTCATCCGCCAGGTACTGGACCGCGTCGGGGACAAGTGGAGCCTGCTGGTGATCGCCGCACTTGAGGCCGGCCCGCTGCGCTACACCGACCTGCAGCACGACGTCCCCGGCATCTCTCAGCGGATGCTCACCCTCACCGTGCGCCAGCTCCAGCAGGACGGCCTGGTGACCCGGACCGCCTACGCGGAGGTGCCGCCGCGTGTGGAGTACGCTCTCACCCCCCTGGGCCGCAGCCTCCACCAGATCGTCACGTCCCTGATCACCTGGGTCGCCGACCACCACGGCCAGATCCGCGAACACCGGGACCACACCGCCACCAGGCCCTGA
- a CDS encoding IS5 family transposase, with amino-acid sequence MSNRKPYPSDISDARWALIEPTLTAWRQARLDRRPTGQPASVELRDVFNAILYVNRTGIAWKYLPHDFPSYNTVYAYYAAWRDEGIFAQLNYELTGLARVKEGRTAEPTACIMDTQSVKTSTNVPLTSQGTDAAKKIVGRKRGIVTDTLGLILAVAVAAAGLSDNLIGKGLLDQTKSAYPTISKTWVDTGFKNAAIEHGARLGIDVEVVSRKSETRGFHVVKRRWIVERSLGWLMLYRRLTRDYETLPASSQAMIHIASINNLTKRITDENTPTWRGTY; translated from the coding sequence ATGAGCAACCGGAAGCCGTACCCCAGTGACATATCCGACGCCCGCTGGGCCTTAATCGAACCCACCTTAACCGCCTGGCGGCAAGCCCGACTCGACCGCCGGCCCACCGGTCAACCAGCCTCAGTCGAACTACGGGACGTCTTCAACGCGATCCTATATGTCAACCGCACGGGAATCGCCTGGAAATACCTACCGCACGACTTCCCCTCGTACAACACCGTCTACGCCTACTACGCAGCCTGGCGCGACGAAGGAATTTTCGCACAACTCAACTACGAGCTGACCGGCCTGGCCCGCGTCAAGGAAGGCCGCACGGCCGAACCGACCGCGTGCATCATGGACACCCAGAGCGTGAAGACCTCCACCAACGTGCCCCTCACCAGCCAAGGAACCGACGCCGCAAAGAAAATCGTCGGCCGCAAGCGAGGCATCGTCACCGACACGCTCGGCCTCATCCTCGCCGTGGCCGTCGCCGCCGCAGGCCTGTCCGACAACCTGATCGGCAAAGGACTTCTCGACCAAACCAAAAGCGCCTACCCGACGATATCCAAAACCTGGGTCGACACCGGCTTCAAGAACGCCGCAATCGAACACGGCGCCAGATTAGGCATCGACGTCGAAGTCGTCTCCAGAAAATCCGAGACCCGTGGATTCCACGTCGTCAAACGCCGCTGGATCGTCGAACGCAGCCTGGGCTGGCTCATGCTGTACCGCCGTTTAACCCGCGATTATGAAACCCTGCCCGCCAGTTCCCAAGCCATGATCCATATCGCTTCAATCAACAACCTGACCAAGCGCATAACGGACGAGAATACTCCAACCTGGCGAGGCACCTACTAG
- a CDS encoding sensor histidine kinase: MRVLLDCRVGEPAAAPAAIGRGAYRIVQEELTNARKHGRDGQVSVAVAGAAGEGLTVEVRNPAGATAVAGIPGGGSGLIGLAERAGLAGGRLEYGPTATGEFRLWAWLPWPR, from the coding sequence ATGCGGGTGCTGCTCGACTGCCGGGTGGGGGAACCGGCGGCCGCGCCCGCGGCGATCGGGCGCGGCGCGTACCGGATCGTGCAGGAAGAGCTGACCAATGCCCGCAAGCACGGCCGCGACGGCCAGGTGTCGGTGGCCGTCGCCGGGGCGGCAGGGGAAGGGCTGACGGTCGAGGTGCGCAACCCGGCCGGCGCCACCGCCGTCGCCGGGATCCCGGGCGGCGGCAGTGGCCTGATCGGCCTGGCCGAGCGGGCCGGCCTGGCCGGTGGACGGCTGGAGTACGGCCCGACCGCCACGGGTGAGTTCCGGCTGTGGGCATGGCTGCCGTGGCCGAGATGA
- a CDS encoding NAD(P)-dependent alcohol dehydrogenase gives MRAVTYYKYGAPDVLGIEEVQTPAPGDKDVLVRIHAALVTATDAIFRVGSPFLARMFTGPIKPKTKTLGGEFAGEIVAVGKDVTRFSVGDQVFGDTGPALGAHAEYVRLPEDGALAVMPTGLDHAQAVAVLDGVLTALPFLRDNAHLREGQEILINGAAGSVGAAAVRLAKHFGARVTGVCSTAKLELVKSLGADEIIDYTKEDFTRVGRTYDVVFDAAGKSSFSRSRRVLNSGGVYLSTVPSPGILLQSFWTRKFGDKRAVIAFTGLRPTTDKAEDLRFLTQITEAGQMRAAIDGRYPLAEAADAHRRVDSGRRQGSVLITMEHNGN, from the coding sequence ATGAGAGCAGTGACTTACTACAAGTACGGCGCCCCCGACGTTCTGGGCATCGAAGAGGTCCAAACCCCCGCCCCCGGCGACAAGGACGTGCTGGTGAGAATTCACGCCGCCCTGGTGACCGCGACGGACGCCATCTTCCGCGTAGGTAGCCCGTTCTTAGCGCGGATGTTCACCGGTCCCATCAAGCCGAAGACCAAGACGCTAGGCGGCGAATTCGCCGGCGAGATCGTGGCAGTCGGCAAGGACGTAACCCGCTTCAGCGTGGGCGATCAAGTCTTCGGGGACACCGGTCCGGCACTGGGCGCCCACGCCGAGTATGTGCGCCTGCCCGAAGATGGAGCACTGGCCGTCATGCCGACCGGCCTGGACCACGCTCAGGCCGTCGCCGTCCTGGACGGCGTACTGACCGCCCTGCCGTTCCTCCGGGACAACGCACATCTGCGCGAGGGGCAGGAGATCCTCATCAACGGCGCCGCCGGCAGCGTGGGTGCGGCGGCGGTGCGACTTGCCAAGCACTTCGGGGCGCGGGTCACCGGAGTGTGCAGCACCGCCAAGCTGGAGCTGGTGAAATCGCTGGGCGCCGACGAAATCATCGACTACACCAAAGAGGACTTCACTCGCGTCGGCCGCACCTATGACGTGGTCTTCGACGCCGCCGGCAAGAGCTCGTTCTCGCGGAGCAGGCGCGTGCTGAACAGTGGCGGCGTCTACCTGTCGACCGTCCCCTCCCCGGGGATCCTCCTGCAGTCGTTCTGGACGCGGAAGTTCGGTGACAAGCGGGCGGTCATCGCCTTCACCGGCCTGCGTCCCACCACCGACAAGGCCGAAGACCTGCGCTTCCTCACTCAAATCACCGAAGCAGGGCAGATGAGGGCGGCCATCGACGGGCGCTACCCGCTGGCAGAGGCCGCCGACGCGCACCGGCGCGTCGATTCCGGCCGCAGGCAGGGCAGCGTCCTGATCACCATGGAGCACAACGGCAACTGA
- a CDS encoding SDR family NAD(P)-dependent oxidoreductase, whose translation MPTLAIVGAGPGMGLAIARTFGSRGFDVALIARTKEKLETLAGQLGQEGITAAAFPADILDRASLTDALDAAKARFGGIDVLEYSPAPHSPVPGLTLAAPSEVTVDNLQPMIEYAFYGAITAAQAVLPAMREADAGTLLFTTGGGSVDPVPMFGNANPAQAALRNWVINLNKELAGSGVHAAHVAINVWIGGGGPDGSPTATPEQIAPLYWDLHENRDRSEAVFNA comes from the coding sequence GTGCCCACTCTCGCCATCGTCGGCGCCGGCCCCGGCATGGGCCTGGCCATCGCCCGCACCTTCGGCAGCCGCGGCTTCGACGTCGCCCTGATCGCCCGCACCAAGGAGAAGCTGGAAACGCTGGCCGGCCAGCTCGGCCAGGAAGGCATCACGGCCGCCGCGTTCCCCGCCGACATCCTCGACCGCGCCTCACTGACCGATGCCCTGGACGCGGCCAAGGCCCGCTTCGGCGGCATCGACGTACTGGAGTACTCCCCGGCCCCGCATTCCCCGGTGCCCGGCCTCACCCTGGCCGCTCCCTCGGAGGTCACGGTGGACAATCTGCAGCCGATGATCGAGTACGCCTTCTACGGCGCCATCACGGCGGCCCAGGCGGTGCTGCCCGCGATGCGCGAGGCGGACGCCGGGACCCTGCTGTTCACCACCGGCGGCGGTTCCGTGGACCCGGTGCCGATGTTCGGCAACGCCAACCCGGCCCAAGCAGCTCTGCGCAACTGGGTGATCAACCTGAACAAGGAACTGGCCGGCAGCGGCGTGCACGCCGCCCACGTGGCGATCAACGTCTGGATCGGCGGGGGCGGCCCGGACGGCAGCCCGACGGCCACGCCCGAGCAGATCGCCCCCCTGTACTGGGACCTGCACGAAAACCGCGACCGCTCCGAGGCCGTCTTCAACGCCTGA